The window TTGAGTTCACGAACATTGCCCGGCCATGCGTACTCGGTCAGAATTTTTAATGCCGCGTCTGTAAATGTTAACGGTTTTAAACCGTGCTGCCTGTTGAGCCTTGTGATGAATTCTTCGATAAGAAGCTTAATATCTTCAGCTCGTTCTCTCAAAGGAGCAACTTCTAATGGAAAAACTTTCAGTCTGTAATATAAATCTTCGCGGAAATTACCGTTTTTGATTTCCTGAAAAAGATCTTTATTTGTCGCCGCTATAACGCGGACATTCACATTGATTGTTTTACGACCGCCGACTCTTTCAAAACATTGTTCCTGAAGAATTCGGAGTATTTTTGCCTGTGTTTTAAGGCTCATGTCGCCGATTTCGTCAAGAAACAACGTTCCGGTATCTGCCAGTTCAAATTTGCCTTCCTGGGCTCTTTCGGCTCCGGTGAAGGCACCTTTTTCATGTCCGAAAAGTTCTGATTCAATCAGTTCTTCCGGTATTGCCGCGCAGTTTACAGCCACCAGCGGCCTGTCTTTGCGGAGGCTTTGTGAATGAATTGAGCGGGCGACTATTTCTTTTCCTGTTCCGTTCTCGCCGGTTATAAGAACCCACGCTTCCGTCGGGGCTACTTGTCCGATGACTTCGCGCATGTAAACAATTGCTTCCGAACGTCCTGTTAACTTTGCAGGCTGTTCAGTTTCAATTCTGGTTCGCAGGGCTTTGTTTTCAGATTGTAATCGTGAAAATTCTACTGCTTTTTCAGCTGTAATAATGACCTTTTCCAGCGAAAGCGGCTTTTCAATGAAATCAAATGCCCCTTTTTTAATTGCAGATACGGCTGTTTCAATATTTCCGTGACCTGAAATCATAACAACAGGCAGCCAGTCCCATTCTTTTTTAATGCGTTCCAGCACTTCAAGTCCATCCATGCCGGGCAGCCAAATGTCCAGAAAAACAAGATCAGGCATATCTTCAGATAAAGATTGCAATGCCGCTTCACCGCTGTCAGCTTCGCTGACTGAAAAGCCTTCGTCTTCTAAAACGCCTCTCAGAGAATATCTGATCCCGTCTTCATCATCGACAATGAGTATGCTTTTTGTCATTTAGTGTCCGTTATGGGGCGAATGAAAATTTTTCGTATTCAATAATATTTATGCAGGCATCTACAACGTCAGCATCATAAACAATTCCGCGCCCTTTTACAATTTCAGCAATCGCTTTAGCAAATCCAAGAGCTGGACGGTAGGGCCTGTGCGAACTCATTGCTTCAACAACATCTGCAACTGCGATGATTTTTGATTCCGGGAGTGTAAATTTTTCAGTCAAACCTTTGGGATATCCTGTCCCGTCTAGCCGTTCGTGGTGTTGCAATACTATTTTTGCAACAGGCCATGGGAAAGATATTCCTTTAAGAATTTCATAACCGGCTTCTGGATGAGTTTTAACCAGACTCATTTCCAGATCAGTAAGCCTTGTAGGTTTAGATAAAATTTCAGCCGGTATAGAAATCTTTCCTATATCGTGAAGTAGGCCTGAAATTTTGACGCAGTGAATCTTTTCGAGCGGCAATCTAAGCTTCGTTGCTATTCTGGAGGCCAGTTCCGCCACTCTTTCCTGATGTCCGGATGTATAAGGGTCACGTTTTTCGGACATTATTGCAAGGGATGCCACGGTTTCATCAAATGCACGGCGTATTTGTTTAAGGCTGTTTTTCAGTGCTATTTCACTTTCTTTGAGTTGGGATATATCCCTCATGACAACAACAGTGCCCATGATGGTGTTTCTATCTTGGATTCTGGAAATATTCACCGAAACAGGAATAATTTTAACCTTTGTTTTAAGGGCAATATCATCAATTGAGATGTTTTTTTCAGGCTTCTTTTGGAAATCTATTAAAAGGTTCAGAGATTTTAATGTGCTAGAGTTAACCATATTAATTTCTGTATTGAAATCTTTTGTGCAGAGCTCATTTTCGGAACAGCCAAGCATATTGACTGCCGTTTTATTGGCGGATTTAATTATTCCATGCGGATTTGTAGTGATGACCGCGTCACCGATACTGTTGAAAGTAGTTTCAAGCCAGCGACGGCTTTCTTTAATAGAACTTTCCGCTTTGTGCTTATAAAGAGCCATTTCAATAGTCAGGCTAAGTTCTCTGTCCTCAAACGGCTTGATTATGTAACCGAAAGGTTCTGTTATTTTGGCCCGCTTCAGCGTTTCTTCGTCTGCGTAGGCAGTGATATAAATAACCGGAATTGAACCGTCACCATTGATTACTTCGGCTGTGTCTATGCCGTCCAAATCTCCTTCCAGCATTATGTCCATTAAAATCAGATCAGGCGATTGTTTGAGCGCAATTTCAATGGCGTCGATTCCATTGGAAGCAACGCCTATTACCGTGTAACCTAAGATTTGAAGTCTTGCTTTTATATCAAGGGCGACAATCGCTTCATCTTCTACGATAAGAATTCGCGATGTTTTATTGTATGGTTCTGTATTTTTTGGATAAGAAGACATATAAGGCTCGGTAGTTATATGTGTTTTATTAAAATAAATTAAGTTTTACAAATGCAAGTCGCATAAAAGCTGAGATATATCTATAACTGATATAGTTTAATCACGACTCCTTATTTCAAGCAAGTACAAGGATCAAATTATTAAGTCGGGAGTTCAATAACAAATACGGTTCCATGAGGTTCCGCAGGTTTAACTCTAATAAATCCGCGATGATCGGTGATAATTGATTTTACAATAGTAAGCCCTAAGCCTGTACCGCTTTTTTTACTGGAAAAATACGGCTCAAACATTCTTGAGCGTTCGTCGGATGATAGTCCTGGGCCGTTATCCTGAACTTCAATTCTCAGCCAGCCGAGAGTGGCATCATGCATCACACTGATTTTTACTGATGGATTTTCGCAGTCTCCAAGGGCTTCTGCGGCGTTTGTCAGTAAATTAATAAATGTTCTGCGTAAGGCTTCATGATCAAGCTCCTGATCCGGAATTTTTGATAATAATTCAAGATCCCATGAAATGTCAGTATGGCTGTTGCGGTACATGCTGACAATTTCTTCAAGTAAAGGAGTAATATTGCCCGGTGTAAGCTTTACTTCCGGAAGTTTGGCGTAAGCAGAAAATTCTTGAACCATTTGCTGCAGGTGTTCAACCTGCGTGATGATAAGATCCGTACTTTCTCTGAAAACACCGTCTTCTATCTGCGATCCGAATTTTTTTTGCAATCGTTGCGCTGAAAGTTTGATAGGGGTCAGCGGGTTTTTGATTTCATGAGCAATGCGCCGCGCCACTTCTCTCCATGCAGCAATTCGCTGCATTTTTTCCAGCTCAGTAATGTCCTCAAAAACAGCCACAATGCCATTACTTCCGCTTGTGGATTTTAGTGCCACGACATTGACCAG is drawn from Desulfovibrio gilichinskyi and contains these coding sequences:
- a CDS encoding sigma-54-dependent transcriptional regulator, encoding MTKSILIVDDEDGIRYSLRGVLEDEGFSVSEADSGEAALQSLSEDMPDLVFLDIWLPGMDGLEVLERIKKEWDWLPVVMISGHGNIETAVSAIKKGAFDFIEKPLSLEKVIITAEKAVEFSRLQSENKALRTRIETEQPAKLTGRSEAIVYMREVIGQVAPTEAWVLITGENGTGKEIVARSIHSQSLRKDRPLVAVNCAAIPEELIESELFGHEKGAFTGAERAQEGKFELADTGTLFLDEIGDMSLKTQAKILRILQEQCFERVGGRKTINVNVRVIAATNKDLFQEIKNGNFREDLYYRLKVFPLEVAPLRERAEDIKLLIEEFITRLNRQHGLKPLTFTDAALKILTEYAWPGNVRELKNFVERMLIMFGGKEVGPENLPPEIVYGARVERPDQDQQPLQIPEGQLDFKKARADFEAQFLEAKLKEFNGSVSKLADAIGLERSSLYRKLKSYDIQTD
- a CDS encoding HD domain-containing phosphohydrolase; amino-acid sequence: MSSYPKNTEPYNKTSRILIVEDEAIVALDIKARLQILGYTVIGVASNGIDAIEIALKQSPDLILMDIMLEGDLDGIDTAEVINGDGSIPVIYITAYADEETLKRAKITEPFGYIIKPFEDRELSLTIEMALYKHKAESSIKESRRWLETTFNSIGDAVITTNPHGIIKSANKTAVNMLGCSENELCTKDFNTEINMVNSSTLKSLNLLIDFQKKPEKNISIDDIALKTKVKIIPVSVNISRIQDRNTIMGTVVVMRDISQLKESEIALKNSLKQIRRAFDETVASLAIMSEKRDPYTSGHQERVAELASRIATKLRLPLEKIHCVKISGLLHDIGKISIPAEILSKPTRLTDLEMSLVKTHPEAGYEILKGISFPWPVAKIVLQHHERLDGTGYPKGLTEKFTLPESKIIAVADVVEAMSSHRPYRPALGFAKAIAEIVKGRGIVYDADVVDACINIIEYEKFSFAP